The Oceanispirochaeta sp. M1 DNA window TTACTTACAGAAATCCGGCCCCTCCTGGGTTCCCTGGCCAGCCCTGTTAATCAGACCCGTTTTCTCTGCGGTATCAGCACACCACTGATGCTGTCTGTAAAGGCCAGGAAATTGAAAGGATTCGGAGCTATGGAAACTTTCCCCTTTAATGATCTACTTCAGAGAATAGAACAGATTCAGTCTTCTGATTTTCTGACATAAATCCATAGTACGGGAATAGAACTACAGGAAGGGCTTTAACAAAATAAATGTGTATATGCACATAAAAAAGTAGACTTTCACCAGTAAAAATGTTTTATTAAATTAAATCAACTTTGGAGGATGCCCGGGAGGGAATATTTAATAATATATGGAAAAAGAAGAAAAAGATTTTGATCTAAAAAATGTTGTTTTAATTTCTCTGGCTCATCTTATCCACGATACTTACTCTGCCTTTCTGGCGCCTATTTTACCATTGTTAATAGGAAAACTGGGAATCTCTATATTTCAGGCAGGGCTTCTGGATATTTCACGAAAAGTTCCTTCTCTTTTTAACCCTTTTATAGGAATTCTGGCAGATAAAATATATGTCCGTTATTTTATAATACTTGCACCTGTCGTTACAACATTATCCATGAGCCTGATCGGTCTTTCTCCCAATTATATTTTTCTACTGATACTTGTTTTTGTTTCAGGGATAGCCTCAGCATTTTTTCATGTACCAAGCCCTGTCTTGATAAAATCTTTTTCTCATAAACAGGTCGGCAGAGGCATGAGTTTTTATATGCTGGGAGGGGAGTTTGCCAGAACATTGGGTCCACTGGTAATATTAGGGGCTGTTTCTTTATGGGGCCTGGAAGGAACCTATAAATTAATTCCATTTGGATTTCTGGCTTCATTCATTCTGTATTTCAAACTCAGAAATATTACAGTTAAAAAAAATCAGAATGAACTGGTTTCCAGAGGAAAAAAAGAAACACTCAC harbors:
- a CDS encoding MFS transporter, yielding MEKEEKDFDLKNVVLISLAHLIHDTYSAFLAPILPLLIGKLGISIFQAGLLDISRKVPSLFNPFIGILADKIYVRYFIILAPVVTTLSMSLIGLSPNYIFLLILVFVSGIASAFFHVPSPVLIKSFSHKQVGRGMSFYMLGGEFARTLGPLVILGAVSLWGLEGTYKLIPFGFLASFILYFKLRNITVKKNQNELVSRGKKETLTNLLPFFISVGGIIFFRMAIKSALTIYLPVYLTSKGYSLWIAGVSLSALQFSGAVGTYFAGSLSDRIGREKVLMYVSIINPILMFLLVTFKGAFLVPILIVSGFFLFASGPVLLALVHDIDTKYSSMVNGMYMTVSFVSGSLMTLIVGISADKLGMELTYKIAAYVSLGAIPFVLFLKAKKKKEIKPSLSF